CCCCAATCATCTTGGCCTCTTTGCTCAATTCCTCTACAAAAGGAAGCACGGCCTCTTTATTGGGGATAGTGACATTCAGGCCTAAAAAATTACTGGATTTTATAGCCCTGAAAAAATCCTTCACCTCATTGGGTCTTAAATGGATTTTGGAATAAGTATAAGGCAAGCCGCATTTTCTAAACGCCGCCTGATGCATAACGGGGGAGAGTGAGTGTTCGACAGGATCTCCAATAATTGCTAATTGATGTCGCTGATCCAAGGTCATAAATGAAATCTTTTAAAAATTTTCTTCGAGCATTCAATGTCTTTATGAATTTGAGCAACCAAGGCTTCGGGGTTTTCAAACTTTCTTTCTTCCCGGATACGATCGATAAATGAAAGTTGAAGTTTTTTACCGTACAGATTTTTTGTTAATTTCAAAAGATGCGTTTCAATGGTGAGTCGATTGCCATAAAAAGTAGGGCGCCAACCGATATTGGTGACTGAATGGTGTTTTCGGAGTCCTATTTTAGTCAGGGTGGCATAAACACCGCTGAGGGGCAAAAGCTCGTTGGCCACCATCAGGTTGGCCGTTGGGAAATTAAGCGTACGTCCTATCTGTTTGCCACGTACGACCGTTGCCTGTATCGTGAAAGGTCGCCCAAGCAATAAATTGGCCTCTAAAATCTTTCCGTTTAAAATAAAGTGGCGAATCTGTGTGGAAGAAACCAGCGTATTTTTATGATAAAAAGCAGGAAGCACTTTTAGTTTTATCCCGCTGGCTTTACAAAGTTTTTCAAGCAGTTCCAGATTTCCACTCCGGGATTTCCCAAAGGTAAAATCATAACCGACCACCAAGCCTTTTACTCCAAGCGTTTCGATTAAAATTTTATTAAAAAAATCTTCTGGGCCAAGCGCTGCAAAATGCTTATCAAAAGGTTCCA
The sequence above is drawn from the Deltaproteobacteria bacterium genome and encodes:
- a CDS encoding bifunctional riboflavin kinase/FAD synthetase — translated: MKIFHSSKAARGKFKKLVLALGNFDGIHLAHRKMFEWTALLANELKAKAGVYTFDPHPVKVLSPASTPPLIGTPEQKIKWIKKNKIKVLILEPFDKHFAALGPEDFFNKILIETLGVKGLVVGYDFTFGKSRSGNLELLEKLCKASGIKLKVLPAFYHKNTLVSSTQIRHFILNGKILEANLLLGRPFTIQATVVRGKQIGRTLNFPTANLMVANELLPLSGVYATLTKIGLRKHHSVTNIGWRPTFYGNRLTIETHLLKLTKNLYGKKLQLSFIDRIREERKFENPEALVAQIHKDIECSKKIFKRFHL